The following coding sequences lie in one Niabella agricola genomic window:
- a CDS encoding gamma carbonic anhydrase family protein: MAVILPVEGKYPQMGADCFVAPNATIVGDVVAGNACSFWFNTVVRGDVNFIRIGNKVNIQDGVVIHCTYQKCGTTIGNNVSIGHNAIVHGCTIHDNVLIGMGAIVMDNAVVHSNSIIAAGAVVLENTICSPGSIYAGTPAKKIKDISQELLSGEIDRIANNYIKYASWFKDANEAEQPVQQS, translated from the coding sequence ATGGCTGTTATATTACCCGTAGAAGGAAAATACCCGCAGATGGGTGCGGATTGTTTTGTGGCCCCAAATGCTACCATTGTTGGTGACGTCGTTGCTGGCAATGCCTGCAGTTTCTGGTTCAATACTGTTGTAAGAGGTGATGTGAATTTCATACGCATTGGCAACAAGGTGAATATACAAGATGGGGTGGTCATCCATTGCACTTATCAGAAATGTGGCACTACCATTGGCAATAACGTTTCCATCGGTCATAATGCCATTGTGCACGGGTGTACCATACACGACAATGTGCTCATCGGAATGGGTGCCATTGTTATGGACAACGCAGTGGTACACAGCAATTCCATTATTGCCGCCGGCGCCGTGGTTTTGGAAAACACCATTTGCAGTCCGGGCAGCATTTATGCCGGAACCCCGGCCAAAAAGATCAAAGACATTTCCCAGGAACTATTGAGCGGTGAGATCGACCGGATTGCCAACAACTATATTAAATACGCCAGCTGGTTTAAAGATGCCAATGAAGCAGAGCAGCCGGTTCAGCAATCTTAA